A part of Daphnia pulex isolate KAP4 chromosome 6, ASM2113471v1 genomic DNA contains:
- the LOC124196303 gene encoding coatomer subunit delta-like, translated as MVLIAAAVCTKGGKALVSRQFVEMTKSRIEGLLAAFPKLMSSGKAAQQQHTFVETESVRYVYQPLDKVYVLLITTRASNILEDLETLRLFARVVPEYCRTFEESEIRENAFNLIFAFDEIVALGYRENVNLAQIRTFVEMDSHEEKVYQAVRQTQERDAKMKMREKAKELQRQRVESNKRGIKSPISSSGGYGPSPMAASIPTEPPKPTYQPAVVKPNGPSKALKLGGRLKDAEIFVDQLKSEGENVNSFQSPASVVQGGSVSSNKLPPSTIATEPVQLRIEEKLSLSCGRDGGLHNMEIHGLLTLFITDETYGRVRVQVENRDSRGIQIQTHPNVDKELFRTKQHIALKNATKPFPLNTDVGVLKWRFQTQDENMIPLNINCWPAENGRGGCDVNIEFELQDDRLELNDVVIVIPLPHGCGAPNVSECEGEYQYEPRKNQLSWQLPVVDSSNKSGAMEFSCQGHANDFFPINVNFYSKRSYAEISVNDVVLVDDGTSVKYAADSNFFTEKYEIL; from the exons ATG GTTCTCATTGCAGCTGCTGTTTGCACCAAGGGTGGAAAAG CCTTGGTGTCAAGACAGTTTGTGGAGATGACCAAATCCAGAATAGAAGGTCTCTTAGCTGCCTTTCCTAAACTAATGTCTTCAGGAAAAGCtgctcaacaacaacacacttTTGTTGAAACAGAATCGGTTAGATATGTTTATCAACCTTTAGACAAAGTGTATGTATTACTTATCACAACGAGGGCATCCAATATCTTGGAGGATTTAGAAACTTTACGTCTTTTCGCTCGTGTG GTACCTGAATATTGCCGCACTTTTGAAGAATCCGAAATCCGGGAAAATGccttcaatttgatatttgcCTTTGACGAAATCGTTGCTCTTGGCTATCGCGAAAACGTTAATTTGGCTCAAATTCGAACATTTGTCGAAATGGATTCACACGAAGAGAAAGTCTACCAGGCTGTTAGACAG ACACAAGAACGAGATGCCAAGATGAAAATGCGAGAGAAAGCCAAAGAATTGCAGAGACAGCGAGTTGAATCTAATAAAAGGGGCATCAAGTCTCCCATTTCATCTTCTGGAGGTTACGGGCCATCTCCCATGGCTGCTTCGATTCCGACTGAGCCTCCTAAGCCAACTTATCAACCAGCTGTTGT AAAACCTAATGGCCCGAGCAAAGCCCTCAAGCTTGGGGGCCGTCTGAAGGACGCCGAAATATTTGTTGACCAACTAAAATCAGAAGGCGAGAATGTAAACTCGTTCCAGTCCCCCGCTTCCGTAGTCCAAGGTGGTTCTGTGAGCTCAAACAAACTGCCGCCATCAACCATCGCTACCGAACC AGTCCAACTTCGAATAGAAGAAAAGCTTAGCCTCAGTTGTGGACGTGACGGTGGATTACACAACATGGAAATTCATGGCTTACTAACACTTTTTATTACTGATGAGACTTACGGTCGAGTCCGCGTACAG GTGGAGAACAGAGATAGTCGcggaattcaaattcaaactcatCCTAACGTTGACAAGGAACTATTTCGCACTAAGCAGCACATTGCATTGAAGAATGCCACAAAACCGTTCCCATTGAATACGGATGTTGGTGTACTTAAGTGGCGTTTCCAAACACAAGACGAAAATATGATTCCACTGAACA ttaATTGCTGGCCAGCTGAAAACGGACGTGGAGGCTGTGACGTTAATATTGAATTCGAACTTCAAGATGATCGATTAGAGCTGAACGACGTTGTCATTGTCATTCCGTTGCC TCATGGTTGCGGAGCACCGAATGTTTCCGAGTGTGAAGGAGAGTATCAGTATGAACCAAGGAAAAATCAGCTTTCGTGGCAACTCCCCGTTGTGGACTCTTCCAATAAAAGTGGAGCTATGGAGTTTTCATGTCAGGGCCATGCGAATGACTTCTTCCCAATCAATGTCAACTTCTATTCGAAGCGCTCCTATGCTGAAATATCG GTAAATGATGTCGTACTAGTAGATGACGGCACATCGGTGAAGTATGCGGccgattccaatttttttacgGAGAAGTACGAAATCCTTTGA
- the LOC124196304 gene encoding porphobilinogen deaminase-like, producing MSDLTKPTVRIGSRKSQLALVQSNHVLDLLTQHYEDKTFHLETMTTIGDEVLDRALSQIGEKSLFTRELEVALEHNKVDLVVHSLKDMPTTLPEGMVIGAILEREDPRDAVLMAPKFSGCTLATLPSGSVVGTSSLRRAAQLKRHFPHLAIQDVRGNLNTRLRKLDDEGTYAALILATAGVKRMNWESRISEYLDTDVSMYAIGQGALGIECRQDDIATRQLLAPFSHANTLLVCVAERAFLRTLEGGCSAPVAVESRLVGDMLYLKGGVWSLDGKQNVTQSLEVELVDIEDVPPAASYTAVVSSSVGNSRLALAEWLGVSLAGKIVSLGGGVILDEAKKETENRNLVAANVRPSK from the exons ATGTCGGATTTGACGAAACCAACCGTTCGTATCGGTTCCCGCAAAAGTCAG CTTGCGCTTGTTCAAAGCAATCATGTGCTCGATCTCCTCACTCAACACTATGAAGACAAAACATTTCATCTCG AAACGATGACCACCATCGGAGACGAGGTGCTTGACAGAGCATTATCACAAATTGGCGAAAAGAGTTTGTTCACTCGTGAATTGGAGGTGGCTCTGGAACATAATAAGGTCGATCTCGTAGTACACTCACTTAAAGACATGCCGACGACGCTTCCTGAAGGCATGGTCATCGGTGCCATTCTAGA GCGAGAAGATCCTAGAGACGCAGTCTTAATGGCTCCCAAGTTTTCCGGGTGTACATTAGCAACTTTACCAAGTGGCAGCGTCGTAG GAACGAGTTCGTTGCGCCGAGCAGCTCAATTGAAGCGCCACTTTCCCCACCTTGCAATCCAAGACGTAAGGGGAAATTTAAACACAAG ACTACGCAAATTAGACGACGAAGGAACGTATGCTGCACTCATTTTAGCGACAGCTGGAGTCAAGCGAATGAACTGGGAATCGCGTATTTCAGAATATCTTGATACGGACGTGAGCATGTACGCCATTGGCCAAGGTGCACTCGGGATCGAGTGCCGCCAAGATGATATTGCTACTCGTCAACTTTTAGCACCATTTAGCCACGCTAACACGCTACTAGT TTGCGTTGCTGAACGTGCATTCCTTCGAACACTGGAAGGAGGCTGCTCAGCACCGGTGGCTGTGGAATCTCGTCTAGTTGGAGATATGCTCTACCTTAAGGGTGGTGTATGGAGTTTGGATGGGAAACAAAACGTCACCCAGTCATTGGAAGTGGAGCTAGTT GATATCGAAGATGTTCCACCAGCTGCATCATACACTGCTGTTGTAAGTTCTAGTGTTGGCAATTCTCGCTTGGCCCTGGCGGAATGGTTGGGCGTATCCTTGGCCGGAAAAATCGTCTCATTGGGAGGAGGAGTTATACTTGACGAAGCGAAAAAAGAGACTGAAAATCGCAATTTGGTAGCTGCTAATGTACGCCCATCCAAATAG
- the LOC124196307 gene encoding vam6/Vps39-like protein, which translates to MYDAYEALPILEKLPLQIESIAAYDEHLLVGTQQGHLLMYSVLQGASNGGSAESSLSSRCEVHLLRSNKYFAKKPIQQLAVVPEHQILISLSDYLVSVHDLTVFNFPVITSLNKSKGATCFSLDVKRQTSLTGEISVAVRLCVVVKKKLQLFYWKNREFRELGPDLSVSDTPRTIGWCRETLCLGFKGEYCLLKLEGEQRDLFPTGKQPEPLVCALQGDKFALGRDEQTIMIDIDGNPCTKYTLTWSERPILLVEDSPYILGVLTSCIEIRAAEPRLLVQRLELPKAKYMTSVISKNGQIYVASPSHVWCLHLVPVHLQLPRLLEDKHFQLAIQLANLSNEPQDIRSQQVQHIQSLFAFNLFQKHNFDESLQLFFKLATDPSYVIGLFPDLLPVEFRKKVEYPEAVPVLQGRDLDLAVLALIKYLTEVRNDLMSQNVKTGTNIMDVGSSLKLRRQLLEIVDTTLLKCYLLTNDALVASLLRLRDNHCHLAESERALKRHHKHAELIILYQTRGLHRKALELLRKHATSSEDFGSPLAHHDRTVQYLQHLGSEHTDLIFDFSSWVIQSHPEDGLKIFIEDLPEVEELPRAKVYDFLYKNHRSLALPYLEHVVYEWQDSNALFHNALAVLYKDKILRLEKQLQEDNNDPAIKCEYQDSKAKLRSFLEISRHCSPEAILVQFPYDCLFEERAILLGKVGRHEQALSIYTNILKDLPAAIDYCNICYQSNSPANKEVYFYLLKLLLRPDDAVKIPGLAYPTEEPHQRQPDIERALETLDRFPSRLDPVKTLQILPASIPLSELKRFLQRSLESFASQRRELQLLRGLLYAEHLQVHEQRIECQNQKVVITESNICHVCKKRFGNQSPRGGGGMRGRGGGGGFGGDRGGGRGGFGGDRGGGRGGFGGDRGGGRGRGGFGDRGGRGRGGFGGDRGGGRGRGGGGRGRGGGGRGGMGGGKKVFVEPHRHAGVFIARGKEDALVTKNMAIGDSVYGEKRIAVEEEGAEKIEYRVWNPFRSKLAAAILGGVDQIHMPPGSKVLYLGAASGTTVSHVSDVVGPEGLVYAVEFSHRSGRDLINVAKKRTNIIPIIEDARHPHKYRMLIGMVDTIFADVAQPDQARIVALNAQYFLKNGGHFVISIKANCIDSTAAPEAVFAGEVKKMQAEKMKPIEQLTLEPYERDHAVVVGIYRPPVTKK; encoded by the exons atgtatgaCGCCTATGAGGCGTTACCAATTTTGGAGAAATTACCTCTCCAAATTGAATCTATAGCTGCTTATg atgAACACTTGTTAGTGGGAACCCAACAAGGACATTTGTTGATGTACAGTGTTCTTCAAGGCGCAAGTAATGGTGGCAGTGCTGAAAGTTCTCTCAGCTCACGTTGTGAAGTCCACTTGCTAAGGTCCAACAAATATTTTGCCAAAAAACCAATACAACAACTAGCTGTTGTTCCTGAACACCAGATTCTTATCAGCCTTTCTG ATTACCTTGTGTCTGTTCATGATTTGACAGTGTTTAATTTTCCAGTCATAACGTCACTTAATAAATCCAAAGGAGCCACATGTTTTAGTCTTGATGTCAag AGACAAACTTCTTTGACTGGGGAGATATCAGTGGCAGTGAGGCTTTGTGTTGTAGTGAAGAAAAAACTGCAgcttttttattggaaaaatcGAGAATTCCGGGAGTTAGGGCCGGATTTGTCGGTTTCCGATACTCCTCGGACTATTGGTTGGTGTAGAGAAACTCTTTGCTTAGGTTTTAAGGGGGAATATTGTTTACTcaag CTGGAAGGAGAGCAAAGAGATTTATTTCCCACTGGAAAACAGCCTGAACCTTTGGTATGTGCCTTACAAGGCGATAAATTCGCCTTGGGAAGAGACGAACAAACAATTATGATCGATATCGATGGCAATCCTTGCACCAAGTATACACTGACGTGGTCCGAGAGACCGATCCTATTAG TGGAGGACTCTCCATACATTCTGGGTGTGTTGACGTCTTGCATAGAGATTCGAGCAGCAGAGCCACGGCTCCTTGTCCAGCGATTAGAATTGCCAAAGGCCAAGTACATGACGTCAGTCATATCGAAGAACGGACAGATTTACGTTGCATCTCCCTCTCATGTTTGGTGTCTACATTTAGTCCCTGTACATTTGCAATTACCTCGCTTGCTTGAAGACAAACATTTTCAGTTGGCCATTCAGCTTGCG AACTTGTCTAACGAACCACAAGATATTCGCTCGCAGCAAGTTCAACACATCCAGTCGTTGTTTGCTTTCAATTTGTTCCAGAAACACAACTTTGACGAATCATTGCAGCTATTTTTCAAGCTTGCTACTG ATCCTTCTTACGTGATTGGTCTATTTCCCGATTTATTACCAGTAGAATTCCGGAAAAAAGTGGAATACCCCGAGGCTGTTCCCGTTTTGCAAGGTAGAGACCTCGATCTCGCTGTGTTGGCCTTGATTAAATATCTCACTGAG GTTAGGAATGACCTTATGAGTCAGAATGTCAAAACAGGAACCAACATTATGGACGTTGGTTCAAGCTTGAAGCTAAGACGTCAACTATTGGAAATAGTCGATACGACCTTGTTGAAATGCTATTTGTTGACCAACGATGCCCTGGTAGCTTCTTTGTTAAGACTACGAGATAACCATTGTCATTTAGCAGAGAGTGAACGAGCGCTGAAGCGCCATCACAAACATGCTGAGCTTATAATCCTTTACCAAACTCGCGGCCTTCATCGGAAAGCATTGGAGTTGCTTCGGAAACACGCAACTAGCTCAGAAGATTTTGGATCCCCCCTTGCTCATCATGACCGAACTGTACAATATCTCCAACATCTAG GATCGGAACACACGGACTTAATTTTTGACTTCTCCTCGTGGGTTATACAAAGCCACCCAGAAGATggtcttaaaatttttattgaagacTTGCCTGAAGTCGAGGAACTCCCACGTGCCAAAGTCTACGATTTTCTGTATAAGAACCATCGCTCTTTAGCTTTACCCTATCTCGAACATGTTGTCTACGAATGGCAAGATTCGAACGCTCTCTTCCACAATGCCTTAGCCGTGCTCTACAAAGATAAAATTCTCAGACTTGAAAAGCAGTTACAAGAGGATAACAATGACCCGGCAATTAAATGTGAATACCAAGATTCAAAAGCAAAGTTACGATCGTTCCTTGAAATTTCTCGGCACTGCTCTCCCGAGGCTATACTAGTTCAATTCCCATACGACT GCTTGTTTGAGGAGAGGGCCATTTTACTGGGCAAAGTTGGTCGTCACGAGCAAGCATTATCAATCTATACCAACATTCTCAAAGATTTACCGGCAGCAATAGATTACTGTAATATCTGCTACCAGTCTAATTCACCAGCAAATAAAGAG GTCTATTTTTACTTGTTGAAACTCTTACTGCGACCCGATGATGCTGTCAAAATTCCCGGTCTAGCTTATCCTACTGAGGAGCCGCACCAAAGGCAACCTGATATCGAAAGAGCACTGGAAACATTGGATCGATTTCCGTCGCGTTTAGACCCAGTTAAG ACATTGCAAATCTTACCTGCTTCCATACCTCTTTCGGAACTTAAACGTTTTCTTCAGAGGAGTCTAGAATCTTTTGCATCCCAACGTCGAGAGCTGCAGCTTTTGCGTGGTCTGCTTTATGCCGAACATCTTCAa GTTCACGAACAGAGAATTGAATGTCAAAATCAGAAAGTCGTGATAACAGAATCAAATATCTGCCACGTGTGTAAAAAACGCTTCGGAAATCAAAG CCCACGTGGAGGAGGTGGCATGAGAGGCAgaggtggaggaggtggcTTTGGTGGAGACCGAGGAGGTGGCAGAGGTGGATTTGGTGGAGACCGTGGAGGTGGCAGAGGTGGATTTGGTGGAGATCGTGGAGGTGGAAGAGGTCGTGGTGGCTTTGGTGACCGTGGTGGTCGTGGTAGAGGAGGATTTGGTGGAGATCGAGGAGGTGGACGCGGACGTGGTGGTGGCGGTCGTGGCCGAGGTGGTGGAGGCCGTGGTGGCATGGGCGGAGGAAAGAAAGTTTTTGTCGAGCCCCATCGCCATGCTGGAGTGTTTATTGCCAGAGGTAAAGAAGATGCTCTAGTCACAAAGAACATGGCCATTGGTGATTCAGTGTAtggtgaaaaaagaatagcagtagaagaagaag GAGCTGAGAAGATTGAGTACCGTGTCTGGAATCCTTTCCGCTCAAAGTTGGCTGCAGCTATCTTGGGTGGTGTTGATCAGATTCACATGCCTCCTGGAAGCAAAGTTTTGTATTTGGGTGCTGCTTCTGGGACAACCGTCTCTCACGTATCTGACGTTGTTGGACCG GAAGGTCTTGTTTACGCCGTCGAATTTTCTCACCGTTCTGGTCGTGACTTGATTAACGTTGCCAAGAAACGAACCAACATTATTCCAATTATTGAAGATGCTCGTCACCCTCACAAATATCGTATGCTG ATTGGTATGGTTGACACCATTTTCGCCGATGTTGCTCAGCCCGATCAAGCACGTATTGTAGCGCTTAACGCACAATATTTCTTGAAGAATGGCGgacattttgttatttctattaAG GCTAATTGCATCGACTCGACTGCCGCTCCCGAAGCCGTATTTGCCGGTGAAGTCAAGAAAATGCAAgctgaaaaaatgaaaccgaTTGAGCAATTGACTCTTGAACCTTACGAGCGTGATCATGCTGTGGTTGTTGGCATTTACAGACCGCCAGTAACtaagaaatga
- the LOC124196305 gene encoding phosphatidylinositol N-acetylglucosaminyltransferase subunit H-like has product MFDDRTRYLNVYGNQLKVTYNHGTIFEEYVIDSQPFLFERWLSCTVFLTAIFLHLGLHHHHTHILALLCFVLAILALIKLHTKVKKESLLIVKTVGLQITTIFATGRKSAKFISWERIQGVVINETITMHQVLFYLAILLKYGHGTEILPIFQHTLPRLDCLKNIYKSIHQIVNKVQHD; this is encoded by the exons atgtttgacGATCGTACGAGATATTTGAATGTTTACGGGAACCAATTAAAAGTTACTTATAATCATGGGACTATTTTTGAAGAATATGTAATCGATAGCCAACCATTCCTTTTTGAGAGATGGCTGTCTTGCACAGTGTTTTTAACAGCTATATTTCTTCATCTTGGtttacatcatcatcacacacacatcctGGCATTGCTTTGCTTTGTTTTAGCTATTTTAGCCTTGATTAAACTTCAtacaaaagtgaaaaaag AATCATTGCTCATTGTGAAAACAGTTGGCTTGCAGATTACCACCATATTTGCAACTGGGAGGAAATCTGCAAAGTTCATTTCATGGGAAAGAATACAGGGAGTCGTTATTAATGAAACTATAACAATG CATcaggttttgttttatttagcaATTTTACTCAAGTATGGACATGGAACAGAAATTCTTCCCATATTTCAG CATACACTTCCTAGACTGGATTgcctgaaaaatatttataaaagcATTCACCAAATAGTAAACAAAGTGCAACATGATTGA
- the LOC124196306 gene encoding lactoylglutathione lyase-like, translating into MAECKPLSPEEVKAACKHADPQTKDFLFQQTMYRIKDPKASLDFYTRVLGMCLLKQFNFDEMKFSLYFMGYESPDDIPADEKDRAKWALSRKATLELTHNWGSESDPELKYHTGNSEPRGYGHIGIMVPDVDAACERFANLGVEFVKKPNDGKMKGIAFIKDPDGYWIEIFNNNLNI; encoded by the exons atggcagaGTGTAAACCATTAAGTCCTGAAGAGGTGAAGGCAGCTTGCAAACATGCTGACCCTCAGACAAAA gattttctctttcagcaaACCATGTATCGTATTAAAGATCCTAAGGCCAGTCTTGATTTTTATACTAGAGTATTAGGAATGTGTTTACTTAAGCAATTCAActttgatgaaatgaa ATTCTCCCTGTACTTCATGGGATATGAAAGTCCAGATGACATACCTGCTGATGAAAAAGATAGGGCCAAGTGGGCCTTATCTAGAAAAGCAACCTTAGAGCTTACACA TAACTGGGGAAGTGAATCTGACCCAGAATTGAAGTATCACACTGGAAACTCTGAACCAAGGGGATATG GGCACATTGGAATTATGGTACCAGATGTTGATGCTGCATGTGAAAGGTTTGCCAACCTTGGAGTTGAATTTGTGAAAAAACCTAATGAtg GTAAAATGAAGGGAATAGCTTTCATCAAAGACCCTGATGGTTACtggattgaaatatttaataacaaTCTAAATATCTGA